The Clupea harengus chromosome 5, Ch_v2.0.2, whole genome shotgun sequence genomic sequence AATTATGTTTTGAATACTATAAGTCTCTGCAACCATCTTGGTGCGGTACATTTGTTCTCAACTCTGACTTCATTTCCGATTTACACTGTGACGCAAGAGAAGGTCTTGCGCCCTTTTTTGTGACTGTATGCAAGGCAATAAAGACAGAAGGGGTTTCAAGGCCACCAGACAGATAAGGAGTAGAGACTGACGATGAACAAAACATAACTAAGAAATAATTAGCCCATGAGACTAACAGTGTTAAAAAGATAAACCTTTGTGAAATAAGAATAGAGTTGAATTGTCATTGTGCAGTAGATACACACAACGAAATTCGCTTGTACAACCACTAAAAGAAACCAATGCTCACATCCACATATACACTTCAACCACACTAAAGCACATTAAAGCATGCTTGcatccacccactcactcacacataaatatattaaaaagaaATAACATAATGTGTGCATTGTGCTTCTTCGTATACTCACCTAAAAGTTTGGCCACAGGCTTGGTTGGATGTGCCCCACAGCCAATCCAATACTTAATCCGGTCGTAATTGAAACTGACCAACTTCTCATTGTGAATATTGGGCAGAGGATCGTACGATCCTAACTGCTCTATGTATTTGCTGTCCCGAGCTCTCTTGTTGTATGCGGCCACAATGCGATAAAATGGTCGGTTGGTTGCGCCGCCCAGAGACATTCTGATGACCACATGTCCCCCGTGGTACGTCTTCAACAGCAGGGATGCTGTGAGATGACAATAAAATATGCATTTAGAattttcctctcctcacacgCACAGCGTCACATCAAGGCATCATAAAAGTACAAATTAGAAgcttttaaaatgaataaacCTAAATCCCACCAATACTTTTTAAATTTAGCATTGTATGCCTCTCATACTTTGTTTTACCATCCTTCAttgtattcccccccccccccccctcatttttttttatatttcctcTCTCTACTATTAGGCTATTCATTTCTACAATTAACTTCTGCAGTTTGTTTACACTGTAGTacacacttgctacatatataaaGCTTTTTAATGAAGTATTATTACAATTGTGTAACTCATTTAACTTAACTTGTAACTCATTATGCTTGTTCTTTGTGTGTCATGGCTTGATCTGTAGGCTAAACCTACCACCGAACAGTGAAGTGCAGTGCACACTTCAGACTGTGATACAGAGGAACACTCCCATTCATAAAGCTGCTGTATAACTTACTACTGGTCTGGGCAGAGAAAGAATTATGTTAACAGAGACCTGGGGTACAACAACACAAatctaacaaaaacaaaatctacAACAATGATACAGAAAAAAAGTCTTATATTCTGTACACCAAGAGGACTTCAGCATATACACTGACCTTTACATGAGATTCCTAGGCTTATTTACATACAACTTCACACACTCAATGAGGTTTGTGGGTTAATGGAGGACCAAGTGCATGCTTTGCACAACTCCAACTAAAAGGAAGGGCAGAAGTGGTACTAACACGTATACGAGCGAACACTTACAGAGATGAACCATGGTTATTCCTCACGTCTTCATGCAAGAAAAGTAGTAGAGATCTAGAAAGGGCAAAATAAGAAACACTTAAATCAAGTGTCTTTTTCCACAGGGCTGTAAATGAGCTGCGGCAACATTTAGACCAGCCATTCCACTACCCCATACCCGCAAATAAACACAAGACGACTAtaactaaaaaacaaacaaacacgtatTTTTCATGTATAAATAGATAGCCATGTGGTAGGTTAAGCCTGGGATAAAGAACATCAAAACAATTAGCTGCATAGCTAGCGTTACCTGACTTAGCTAGCTATTTCAATTAATGCAGCTTCCTGGATTACTAGATCATGCATCATAAAAGTGAAACAAAAATACCTGAGTTATAGGGACTCTAAACTGGATTAACTTCTCGTATACACAATTGCTGGATAAACCTGCGACAAATAGACATTTAAAATTCCCTGGTGGACGACAGACCCAATGTGACATTCATGATCAAGGAACGGTCTAAGGTTGATGACGTATTCAACACGTTTTTCTGTGGGAAATCGACAACATAGCACAATAGCGCCATCTACCCATTAGGAGTGTAGGAAAGTTTAATTGCGTGCTCgaggtttttatttttatttttcgaAGATCACGAATGGCATTGCACACTGAGCACTTTGCGAGAGAGACGCACTTTGCTAACTAATTCTAACAAATAATGGCATTATGTTGAATCTGATTCAGAAGGCCACGTCAACCTTGTCTTGGCATACTGTTCAGGTGGAATATGTATTTCTACGCCTTCTCAGTGAAATATGTATTTCCACGTTTTCTCAGTACATTTTAACTTTACTCAGGTATAAACAGTGCAGGCTTGTTTCCGCAGTTATACTATCTTCAAACAACTAGTAGGCTACCTTATTTGTGGATGCAATGGCAGACTTGAAAATACAAATTGATGTGCACGGTACTACAATAAGCTAAGTTAGGTCAACTGATCTCATGATCAACTTTCACGTCTCAGAGATCAATGGTGGAGTACGAATGGTGAAAATGCATCAGCCCTCACAATTTAAAGTCTGATAAAAGCCCGTAGCTCATCCAAAGACTTTTTGGACACCATCCACCAGGTGGCACTGGTGTATTAAAAATAACCTGACGCCAATTACTTCATTGGAAGGTCATCCGTTTCATGTTGTGTATTTCAAGGCCTGGGAATATGAGACTCCATCTGATCTCGTTGAACAGGACTGAGACGGTCCAGATTTCCAAACTGCAGGCCTCATACCAAGAAGCATATGGCGTTCCACCCTTTTCAGGAGACGGTAACATCAGTATTCAGAGGTAGCCTATGTGTAGGCTACGTAGAAATGTAGGTCTACTTTTTGAAGATCCACCAGTAGCTAAAACAGGAAGTTGTGTTAATTGTCATGTATTTATACCATAGTCACCTCCTCAATATGATCTCA encodes the following:
- the mrps16 gene encoding 28S ribosomal protein S16, mitochondrial; translated protein: MVHLSSLLLKTYHGGHVVIRMSLGGATNRPFYRIVAAYNKRARDSKYIEQLGSYDPLPNIHNEKLVSFNYDRIKYWIGCGAHPTKPVAKLLGLAGFFPLHPMTVTEAERRMTKAELEAAAGAAAAENLEEATEHRPEQ